In Parabacteroides timonensis, the genomic stretch TAACCCGTAATTTCGGCTTTGGAGTGAATAACGATATTTTCGAGCGTCTGGCCAAAAGCTTACCGCTTCGGTATATCCAAAAGCAGCGTAGCAGCCATTCACAGATTGAAGCGTTGTTGTTCGGGCAGGCCGGTATGCTGGAAGAGCCGGGAGATTGTCATTATTACCGGTTGCTTCAGAGGGAATACCGCTTTCTGCGGCATAAGTTCGGATTGACGCCTTTGGATAGTTCGCAGTTTAAGAGCCTACGTACCCGTCCGGTCAATTTCCCATATCTGAAATTGGCTCAACTGGCTTCCATTTGGGTACAATACGATACGCTGTTCTCTGTGATCCTGGATGCCGGAAATGTCGGACAGATTAAGCAGTGTTTTCGGGTTCGTCCTTCCGGTTATTGGGAGACGCATTACCATTTCCGAAGCGTTTCGGCGAAGAAGGATAAGCCGGTAGGTGAGAATTCTTTATGTATCCTCTTGATAAATACAGTCGTTCCGGTGATGTTTGCTTACGGAGTGAGAAACAAATATCCAGAATATTGCGAGCGTGCCATTCGTATCCTCGAAACACTTCCACCGGAAAAGAATACAGTTGTAACCGGATTCGCTTCGGCAGGAATCAAAGTCTGCCATGCCGGCGATAGCCAGGCACTTATTCAATTGAAGCGGGAGTATTGCGAAAAAAAGAAATGTTTGTATTGTCGGATCGGGTTTCGTTATCTGAAACATTAAACACTATGAAAACACACGAACTTTCTGATTAATAATGATGTTTTGGGGCTTGTATAATGAGATTAATTTGCTATATTCGCCACAAGTCATTCAAGTGGTGGCGTATAGCTTTGTTTAATCTGATAAATGTCGCGTTATGAAACAGATTGTTCTTTTTCTCATCTGCATTTTTTGCCTGATAGGCTGTGACGATACCATAGAAGCCCCCGGAAGACTATCTGTGATTAACTTAGAACAGCACAGTGTGAATGTCAGCCCCTCTAGTAACAGTGTGACTGTCGGGGTGGGAGCCGATAAGATAACTTGGTATGTGTTGCGGAGTCAGACGCAGGCTAACGGCAAAAGTTCGACTTTGTATAATACTACTTATAAATATTCGGATGACCGGGTGAAAGATGTTATCCTTTATAAGGATACCTTGGCAGGAGACTGGTTTAAAATTCTAAAGAATAAAGAGGGGAACCTCCAGGTCGACATCGTGAAAAACGAACATCCTTACAATAGAACCCTTATCATCGATGTCGGAGGCTTTTTAGGTCAAACGGAAAGCTTGGTCATTACACAAAAAGAAGCCGGAAAATAGAATCAGAGCATACGTGTACCTTTACGCTTTTTCGATAGGGTAATTCCGAAGAAAATGCAAAGATTTCTTATTTAGCGTAATATCACGATTAGTCACGGGATTTTTCCCTATTTTTGCCATCTGATTAAAAAGCAATTGAATGGGAAATAGATATATAAGAGATTTACTGCTGGCTGTTTGTGGGATATTTCTGTTGGTCACGATGTATTCGTGCGCGAATATGGCATCTCCGAACGGAGGTCCTTACGACGAGACCCCGCCTAAATATGTCAGCAGCCTTCCTGCACCGAACCAAACGAATTATAAGGGAAAACGGATCGAGATCCTGTTCGATGAGTTGGTGCAGTTGGATAAGCCCTCCGAGAATGTGATCATCACACCACCGCAGATGCAACTGCCGGTGATCCGTGCTGCGGGAAAAAAGGTGATTGTCGAATTGAAAGATACGCTGAAAGAGAATACAACTTATACGATCGACTTTACAAACTCGATCTCCGACAATAATGAGAAGAATGTATTCGAGAACTTCTCTTTTGCTTTCTCGACCGGAGATAAGATCGATACCCTGGAAGTGTCGGGTATTCTGTTGAATGCCGAGAATCTGGAACCGATGCCCGGTATCACAATCGGTCTGCATCAGAACCTGGAAGATTCGGCTTTCGTGAAGCTACCGTTCGACCGTACTTCCCGTACGAATGATAAGGGAGAGTTTACGATCCGTAATATCTCCCCCGGCAGTTATCGTATATTCGGTCTGAATGACGTGAACCGCGACTATAAGTTCGACCAGCCGGGCGAAGAAATAGCTTTCAACGATTCGATCATTATCCCTTCCTTCGAACTGACCAGCCGTCAGGATACGCTTTGGAAGGATAGCTTGACGATCGATACGATCAAGACGGTAGCTTATACCCGTTATTTCCCGGATAATATCGAGTTGCGTCTGTTTAAAGAGGATTTTGTCCGCCAGTATCTGTTAAAACCGGAACGTCAGCAGGAAAATCTCTTGGTAGTACGTTTTAACTCTCCGTTGGATACGGTGCCGCTTCCCCGTCCGCTTAATTTTACTCCGGAGAATCCCGATTGGTATTTTATGCAGGAAACGGAAGGTGGAGCGACTGTTAATTACTGGTTGACCGATCCGCAAGTCTGGCAGCAGGATACATTGAAAGTCGAGTTGTCTTATCCGAAGAGCGATTCGCTGAATATACTGCGTCCGCAAACCGATACGCTCCAGTTTGTGATGCGCCGTCGTCCGGAAAAGAAGAAAAAGAAGAAAGATGACGAACCCGAACCAATCGTGTTCCTGGGTATGCAGGTAGATGCACCGACGTCGATGGATCTGTTCGATACGATATCCGTTACGTTCAGCGAGCCGGTTCTCGATTTGCAAAAAGAACTGTTCTATCTCGATCAGAAGGTCGACACGGTATGGACTCCGGTCGAGTTCCAATTATTCCCGGACTCAACAAATAGTTTGAATTACTTTATCCGCCGTCCGTGGAAATACGGGGAGGAATATCGCTTGCAAGTAGATTCGGCGACAATCTTCAGTATTTACGATAAATGGAACGAACCTTTCTCCGGTGAATTCAAGATCAAGAAAGAAGATGAATACGGGCATTTATATATCAATATTGTAGGTGTCGATACTACTGCTTATGTCGAACTATTGAACAGTAGTGATGCCCCTATACGTAAATCGAAGGTGAAAAACGGTGGCGCCCTTTTTATGGATCTGAAACCGGATAAATATTATGCCCGTCTGGTAGTCGACCTTAACGGGAACGGCAAGTGGGATACCGGTAATTATGCAGAAAAGCGTCAACCGGAAGAGGTTTATTATTCACCTAAAAAATATGAGGTGATGCAGAACTGGAGAGTCGAAGAAACATGGAATGTGAAAGAAACTCCGTGGGCTAAACAGAAACCGCTCGAGATAACAAAGAATAAGCCTAAAGAGGCAACCAAGAAGAAAAGAAATTATAAAGATGAATCGCAGCAGAAATCTTCTTCGAGCAGCAATAGCGGCCGTAGCAGCATGCCGTTCTAAGGCGGTGGCCCTGTTGGTGGTCACCTTATTGCTGTTACTTCCGGGAATAGTCGACGCACAGGTGATTCCGGTAAAAGAACGGTTCAAAGCCGGAGAAGAGGTACAATATGAGTTGTATTTCAAATGGGGGCTATTGATGCCCCGTGCCGGACAGGCTATTTTGTCGGTGCACGATGCCCACTATGAAGGGAAGAAGGCTTATCATTATAACCTGCTGTTCCGTACATCGGGCATGTTTGAAAAGGTGTTTCCGATGCGTGATACGATCGATTGTTATTTTTCTCCCGAGATGGTGTTGCTCAGGAGCGAGAAGCGTGTGAATGAGAATGATTATTATCTGATAGATGATCTGACGTTTTCATACGATAACGGACGGACATCTGTCCATTCCCACCGTTATACACCCAGCCGGACCAAGATCGATACGATGCTCGTTTCCGAACAGTATATGTTTGATATGTTGGGAGCTACCATGTATCTTCGTTCGCTGGATTGGGAAAAGATGAAGCAAGGAGATGAATTCCCCTTTCATGTGGCGATCGGGCGCGACCGTATTAATATCAGTTTCCGGTATACCGGGCAAGCGATTGTAGAACGTAATGAAACATTGAAGTATCGTACCCGCCATTTCTTTATAGATATCTATGATGATGCATTTACCCAAAGTAAAGCGGCTGCCGAGCTATGGATCGGTGATGACGAAAACCATATCCCTGTGAAGATACGGGCTAAACTGAAGATCGGGGCTGCGGAGGTCTATTATAAATCATCCAAGGGGTTGCGCTATCCGCTTACTTCACGTGTGGAAATTCCCAGGCGTTAGTGGCAGGGAAATTGTGAACAATGTTTCGAAATAGGGGCGGGAACTTACCTGCAACTCGCCGCCATGCATTCGTATAATCTGTCGTGAGAGGCTGAGGCCGATGCCTGTTCCTGTCTCTTTGGTTGTAAAGAAAGGTACGAAAATATCTTCCAATATGTCGTGAGGAATACCCGGGCCGTTGTCTTTTACTTCAATATAGGTCGTTGTTCGTAGCTGTTTCACGCTCAATGATATTTCTCCGTTTTCTTGTCCTTCCAGAGCCTGCATGGCATTCTTCAACAGATTTATAAGTACCTGTGAAAGTAGTTCTTCATCGGCGTTGACCTCTATTTCTTCGCGGAAAAGGTCGATCGAGAATTGTATCTGTAAGCGGTGCAGGTCCGAATGAAACAGCATTTCGATGTTTCTTATCAGGTGAGGCAGCGAGAAAGGTTTGGGTTTGGGTTGTTGCAGCCGGGCAAGTTGTCTGTACGAGTCGGTAAAGTTCATCAGGCTTTGCCCCTGGCTTTTGATCGTATCCAGTCCACGGATGGTCTTGCGGATGGTTGCGTCGCTGATCTCATCGCTGTTTTTGGCATTTCCTTTCGTTTGGAAATAGGAGAGAAGCGTACCGGAAAGGGATACGATCGGGGCGATCGAATTCATGATCTCATGTGTCAGTACGTGCATCAGCTTGTCGTACGACTCGTATTCTTTCCGGTAAAGTTCGCGGTCGAATTCCCGTTGTTTATTTTCCGTCATTAGGTGGTGGATCCGGTTGAAGGCTGCGTGAAGACGGCGTTGCTCTTCGCTACCGGTATTCTCGGGGAAATAAAGCATCGATTCATTGTCTTCAATGGCATCCAGAAAGAGTTGTATCCGACGGTTGGAGGTATTGAGAAAATAGACGAGTAGTCCGGCCAGCCATGCCGCGATAAATACAGCTACCGTACCCAGAATGATCGCTTTTCCACTGATGATACCTGCAACACCTATCCCGGCCACAATGAGAATGAGTGTAACCTGTAAGATAATGCGTATATAAATACGTATGCTGAACATGCGTTTCACAGGTTAAATCGTTTCAGTTTGTTGTAGAGGGTTTGCCGGCTTACTCCCAGTTGTTCGGCTGCCGCAGTCAGATTGCCGTCATTCTGGGTGATGGCAGTTTCGATCGCTTTGCGTTCTACCTCGCTGAGATTGGGTACTTCAGTAAAAGATATTGCTTTTCCGGGACGGATGAACAGGTCGCTGGCGCGGATTATGTT encodes the following:
- a CDS encoding DUF2851 family protein; the encoded protein is MERLLHYVWKYRLYSTTPLFTTDGYSVSVIDPGIPNTDAGPDFFNAKVKIDNTLWVGGIEIHTKASDWLLHRHDKDKAYDAVILHIVEVSDCIVFRTNGELIPQMQLAVPESVIQNIDWLLYRDVSLPCAGYIPQIESFHITSWLGALLSERLERKTADVFRLLDQYDNDWNEVFYITLTRNFGFGVNNDIFERLAKSLPLRYIQKQRSSHSQIEALLFGQAGMLEEPGDCHYYRLLQREYRFLRHKFGLTPLDSSQFKSLRTRPVNFPYLKLAQLASIWVQYDTLFSVILDAGNVGQIKQCFRVRPSGYWETHYHFRSVSAKKDKPVGENSLCILLINTVVPVMFAYGVRNKYPEYCERAIRILETLPPEKNTVVTGFASAGIKVCHAGDSQALIQLKREYCEKKKCLYCRIGFRYLKH
- a CDS encoding Ig-like domain-containing protein, with protein sequence MGNRYIRDLLLAVCGIFLLVTMYSCANMASPNGGPYDETPPKYVSSLPAPNQTNYKGKRIEILFDELVQLDKPSENVIITPPQMQLPVIRAAGKKVIVELKDTLKENTTYTIDFTNSISDNNEKNVFENFSFAFSTGDKIDTLEVSGILLNAENLEPMPGITIGLHQNLEDSAFVKLPFDRTSRTNDKGEFTIRNISPGSYRIFGLNDVNRDYKFDQPGEEIAFNDSIIIPSFELTSRQDTLWKDSLTIDTIKTVAYTRYFPDNIELRLFKEDFVRQYLLKPERQQENLLVVRFNSPLDTVPLPRPLNFTPENPDWYFMQETEGGATVNYWLTDPQVWQQDTLKVELSYPKSDSLNILRPQTDTLQFVMRRRPEKKKKKKDDEPEPIVFLGMQVDAPTSMDLFDTISVTFSEPVLDLQKELFYLDQKVDTVWTPVEFQLFPDSTNSLNYFIRRPWKYGEEYRLQVDSATIFSIYDKWNEPFSGEFKIKKEDEYGHLYINIVGVDTTAYVELLNSSDAPIRKSKVKNGGALFMDLKPDKYYARLVVDLNGNGKWDTGNYAEKRQPEEVYYSPKKYEVMQNWRVEETWNVKETPWAKQKPLEITKNKPKEATKKKRNYKDESQQKSSSSSNSGRSSMPF
- a CDS encoding DUF3108 domain-containing protein — translated: MNRSRNLLRAAIAAVAACRSKAVALLVVTLLLLLPGIVDAQVIPVKERFKAGEEVQYELYFKWGLLMPRAGQAILSVHDAHYEGKKAYHYNLLFRTSGMFEKVFPMRDTIDCYFSPEMVLLRSEKRVNENDYYLIDDLTFSYDNGRTSVHSHRYTPSRTKIDTMLVSEQYMFDMLGATMYLRSLDWEKMKQGDEFPFHVAIGRDRINISFRYTGQAIVERNETLKYRTRHFFIDIYDDAFTQSKAAAELWIGDDENHIPVKIRAKLKIGAAEVYYKSSKGLRYPLTSRVEIPRR
- a CDS encoding sensor histidine kinase; this translates as MFSIRIYIRIILQVTLILIVAGIGVAGIISGKAIILGTVAVFIAAWLAGLLVYFLNTSNRRIQLFLDAIEDNESMLYFPENTGSEEQRRLHAAFNRIHHLMTENKQREFDRELYRKEYESYDKLMHVLTHEIMNSIAPIVSLSGTLLSYFQTKGNAKNSDEISDATIRKTIRGLDTIKSQGQSLMNFTDSYRQLARLQQPKPKPFSLPHLIRNIEMLFHSDLHRLQIQFSIDLFREEIEVNADEELLSQVLINLLKNAMQALEGQENGEISLSVKQLRTTTYIEVKDNGPGIPHDILEDIFVPFFTTKETGTGIGLSLSRQIIRMHGGELQVSSRPYFETLFTISLPLTPGNFHT